In Sphingomonas sp. PAMC26645, one DNA window encodes the following:
- a CDS encoding isochorismatase family cysteine hydrolase — METTMAVTLLDPKAALLIVDLQKGLRGLPTVHPMDAVIGNARRLALGFRSKSLPVVIITVAGAAPGRTETPQIAAVRSADWADPVSELEQAADDYRVMKSRWGAFTETGLAEWLRQQGVKQVVIAGVATSMGVESTARHAHELGFHVTLAIDAITDLDAAAHRHSIRIFAKLGETGSTEQILALLDAPVP; from the coding sequence ATGGAGACGACCATGGCGGTAACTCTACTCGATCCCAAGGCGGCGTTGCTGATCGTCGATCTGCAGAAGGGATTGCGTGGCCTCCCGACGGTGCACCCGATGGACGCGGTTATCGGCAACGCTCGACGGCTTGCACTTGGGTTCCGGTCGAAGAGCCTCCCCGTCGTGATCATTACGGTCGCTGGCGCCGCTCCTGGGCGCACCGAGACGCCGCAGATTGCAGCGGTGCGTTCCGCAGACTGGGCCGATCCCGTTTCCGAACTGGAGCAGGCGGCCGACGATTATCGCGTCATGAAGAGTCGGTGGGGGGCCTTTACCGAGACCGGTTTGGCCGAGTGGCTGCGGCAACAAGGCGTGAAGCAGGTCGTCATCGCCGGCGTGGCGACCAGCATGGGCGTCGAATCGACTGCGCGCCACGCTCACGAGCTCGGTTTCCACGTGACCCTTGCAATCGACGCCATCACCGATCTCGATGCCGCCGCACACCGGCACAGCATCCGCATCTTCGCGAAGCTGGGAGAGACGGGATCGACCGAACAGATCTTGGCACTGCTGGACGCGCCCGTTCCCTGA